The proteins below are encoded in one region of Oncorhynchus nerka isolate Pitt River linkage group LG15, Oner_Uvic_2.0, whole genome shotgun sequence:
- the LOC135560327 gene encoding adhesion G protein-coupled receptor E5-like has protein sequence YGLPLTIVIISAITYPDGYGTTQHCWLSLERGFIWRFFGPVCTIIILNAFFFIITVWRLAQKFSSLNPDLSNLRKIKVFTVTAVAQLCVLGTMWIFGVFQFQEEGTVVMTYLFTILNSLQGALLFIMHCLLNKTVW, from the exons TATGGACTGCCACTGACTATAGTCATCATCTCTGCTATCACCTACCCAGATGGATATGGTACCACACAACA CTGTTGGTTGTCTCTGGAGAGAGGATTCATCTGGAGATTCTTTGGCCCAGTGtgcaccatcatcatcctcaacGCTTTCTTCTTCATCATCACTGTCTGGAGGCTTGCCCAGAAGTTCTCTAGTCTCAACCCTGACCTCTCCAACCTACGCAAGATcaa ggtgttcACAGTGACAGCAGTGGCCCAGCTGTGTGTGTTGGGTACTATGTGGATATTTGGAGTGTTCCAGTTCCAAGAGGAGGGGACAGTGGTCATGACATATCTCTTCACTATCCTCAACTCTCTACAGGGAGCACTGCTGTTCATCATGCACTGCCTACTGAACAAAacggtatgg